The Niastella koreensis GR20-10 genome includes a window with the following:
- a CDS encoding nuclease-related domain-containing DEAD/DEAH box helicase: MALMIPHSPMNPYEGEEVVFRSLQTALDDDYVVFHSVKWVASSAKSQGEADFLILHKRLGILIIEVKGGYVRTTERLWFQQNRATLLENEMQDPLSQADNSKWKFIEALKQANPPVNGCLVCHAVWFPSFKWSYPFPPNYAPEIVFDQETLIDPQPAIEKAFAYWGEKIFHSIYDHACFNRLKFIIAPEFSAVPSVRSNFENREQLFISLTREQARIMDFLEEQRIAVISGSAGTGKTMLALEKANRLGVKNEDTLFLCYNEALKDHLAANNQIRYVHFKTIYELADDYFKYDKHISLNDLTDQLVDHAWSGKDEWKYKHVIVDEAQDFNSFFIEFLKEITSGCFYAFYDKNQCIFQDTQLEWANNAECKITLHTNCRNTKEIARTSARNIGLDSKTFINSPIKGEQSFITEYSCPEEGIQMIERIVTKLLKEKLALPEDIVILTMKNWETSILRTKKNICQKPFSRLLKSGYICVNTVGEFKGLEAGYLIITEIEVNKYVDSHYRNRLYIGCSRAKQGLYMLLDNPQEEDFAVAMEAIEPKKKVKKNKINFFQKLAVSELAI, encoded by the coding sequence ATGGCTTTGATGATACCGCACTCCCCCATGAACCCATATGAAGGTGAAGAAGTAGTTTTTCGCTCTCTTCAAACAGCGCTCGATGATGATTATGTTGTATTCCATTCCGTAAAATGGGTTGCTTCGTCTGCTAAATCACAAGGAGAGGCAGACTTTCTAATACTACACAAGCGGTTAGGCATTCTGATTATCGAAGTAAAAGGTGGTTACGTTAGAACGACAGAAAGGCTTTGGTTTCAACAAAACCGAGCTACTTTGCTTGAAAATGAAATGCAAGACCCATTGTCTCAAGCAGATAACAGTAAATGGAAATTTATCGAGGCCCTTAAACAGGCTAATCCACCTGTAAACGGTTGTTTAGTTTGCCATGCTGTTTGGTTTCCTTCGTTTAAATGGAGCTATCCTTTTCCTCCTAACTATGCTCCAGAAATAGTCTTCGATCAGGAAACGCTGATCGATCCCCAACCAGCAATTGAAAAAGCTTTTGCATATTGGGGAGAAAAGATTTTCCATTCAATATACGACCACGCTTGTTTTAATAGACTGAAGTTTATTATTGCGCCTGAATTTTCGGCTGTACCTTCAGTGAGATCAAATTTCGAAAATAGGGAACAGCTCTTTATATCTCTTACAAGAGAACAGGCAAGAATAATGGATTTTCTGGAGGAGCAAAGGATAGCGGTTATTTCCGGAAGCGCCGGTACCGGAAAAACGATGCTTGCTTTGGAAAAGGCAAATCGTTTAGGCGTGAAAAACGAAGACACTTTATTTCTATGTTATAACGAAGCTTTGAAAGATCACTTGGCTGCCAATAACCAAATAAGGTACGTCCATTTTAAAACAATTTATGAGCTAGCTGATGATTATTTCAAATACGATAAGCATATTTCACTGAATGATCTCACTGATCAACTTGTGGATCATGCCTGGAGTGGAAAAGATGAGTGGAAGTACAAACATGTCATTGTAGATGAAGCCCAGGATTTTAACTCTTTTTTTATCGAATTTTTAAAAGAAATCACCTCAGGATGCTTTTATGCATTCTATGACAAGAACCAATGTATTTTCCAGGATACCCAATTGGAGTGGGCAAACAATGCAGAATGTAAGATAACACTTCATACCAATTGTCGAAATACGAAAGAAATAGCAAGGACTTCGGCCAGAAATATCGGATTAGATAGTAAGACTTTTATCAATTCTCCCATAAAAGGTGAGCAATCTTTCATTACTGAATATAGTTGCCCAGAAGAAGGTATTCAGATGATTGAGCGCATTGTTACCAAATTACTAAAAGAGAAATTGGCTTTACCTGAAGATATTGTAATCCTTACAATGAAAAATTGGGAGACTTCAATACTTCGAACTAAAAAAAATATCTGTCAAAAGCCATTTTCCAGGCTGCTGAAAAGTGGATATATCTGCGTTAATACTGTTGGTGAATTCAAAGGGCTTGAAGCTGGCTATTTAATCATTACAGAGATAGAAGTTAATAAATATGTTGACAGTCATTACAGGAATAGATTGTACATCGGTTGTTCCAGGGCAAAACAAGGGTTGTATATGTTGCTTGATAACCCGCAGGAAGAGGACTTTGCTGTTGCCATGGAGGCAATTGAACCAAAGAAAAAGGTAAAGAAGAACAAGATTAATTTTTTTCAAAAACTTGCTGTTTCTGAATTAGCAATATAA
- a CDS encoding RecQ family ATP-dependent DNA helicase — protein sequence MTNREILKKYFGHESFKDIQEEVIVNLLAGNNSLCLMPTGGGKSIIYQVAGLQTGKITIVISPLLALMKQQHKRLEEQAISVLSYNSSIGDLKTQYNKLRKAFSGAEQPKFLFVSPEKMLSDGYLEFIIKKYRSKIGLFVVDEAHCISQWGHTFRPSYKTIPLFIQNVYGADKVPPILCLTATLNPLDKAEICEELNIEDKNTFISHHLLRNNLHLSILEQVDNNTEKKDQLTEILNRHHDQKIIVYTHIKARDYGTREMAKAFQEKGFNCHHFDADMSDNEKLAILEQFESGELKIVFATSAFGMGIDIPDIRVVVHYLIPESIEQYYQEVGRAGRDKQPAHCYLLFSETNFKIRRDLIKKSLLKTKRIKDIFETSIKPVSNANSILKKKNEDNTSNDKVYSLSKIDIREDNSEMVIFLYLLKKRFIQLEGKGIQFFDCFDDNSNSALYNLMKGASINGMITRIARKLNKSIQQVNHDIFTMFNHDEIKLNRVPINVLNYKVVSELTDDLSSELHDVLNLRVKNRLENFEKLVELIRQKENPIQAVSKHLGITVAFGYS from the coding sequence ATGACGAATAGAGAAATTTTAAAGAAGTACTTTGGGCATGAAAGCTTTAAAGACATCCAGGAAGAAGTGATTGTAAACTTGTTAGCTGGCAATAATTCATTGTGTCTAATGCCAACAGGCGGAGGCAAATCAATCATTTATCAGGTTGCCGGCCTACAAACCGGAAAAATTACAATTGTAATTTCTCCATTGCTGGCGTTGATGAAGCAGCAACACAAGAGATTGGAAGAACAGGCAATTAGTGTTCTTAGCTATAATAGTAGTATTGGTGATTTAAAGACACAATATAATAAATTAAGGAAGGCTTTTTCTGGTGCAGAACAGCCTAAATTCCTGTTTGTTTCTCCGGAAAAGATGTTATCAGATGGCTATTTGGAATTTATTATAAAAAAATACCGATCAAAGATTGGTTTATTCGTAGTAGATGAGGCTCATTGCATTTCTCAGTGGGGACATACTTTCAGACCTTCCTATAAAACGATTCCCTTATTTATTCAGAATGTTTATGGAGCAGATAAGGTGCCGCCGATCTTGTGTTTGACAGCTACGTTGAACCCTTTGGATAAGGCAGAGATTTGTGAAGAGCTTAATATTGAAGACAAAAATACTTTTATAAGCCACCATCTTTTAAGGAATAATTTGCATTTATCTATTCTTGAGCAAGTGGATAATAATACAGAGAAAAAAGACCAATTAACGGAAATATTGAATAGGCATCATGATCAAAAGATTATAGTCTATACCCACATTAAGGCGAGGGATTATGGGACCCGAGAAATGGCTAAAGCATTTCAGGAAAAAGGGTTTAATTGCCACCACTTCGACGCGGATATGTCTGATAATGAAAAACTGGCCATACTGGAGCAGTTTGAAAGCGGTGAATTGAAGATCGTTTTTGCTACAAGCGCATTTGGAATGGGGATAGATATTCCTGACATACGGGTTGTGGTACATTATCTTATTCCTGAAAGCATAGAACAATATTATCAGGAAGTTGGTAGAGCAGGCAGAGATAAACAACCTGCACATTGTTATTTGCTATTTTCAGAAACAAACTTCAAAATCAGAAGAGATCTAATCAAAAAATCTTTGCTAAAGACAAAAAGAATTAAAGACATTTTTGAAACATCTATTAAACCGGTCTCAAATGCAAATTCCATCCTGAAAAAGAAGAATGAAGATAATACCTCAAATGATAAAGTTTATTCTTTAAGCAAGATCGATATTAGAGAAGATAACTCTGAAATGGTCATTTTCCTATATCTGTTAAAGAAACGATTTATTCAGCTTGAAGGAAAGGGGATACAGTTTTTTGATTGTTTTGATGATAACAGTAACAGCGCGTTATATAATCTTATGAAGGGGGCCTCTATAAACGGAATGATTACCAGGATTGCTAGGAAACTCAATAAAAGCATACAACAGGTGAATCATGATATTTTCACAATGTTTAATCATGATGAGATTAAGTTGAACAGAGTTCCTATAAACGTTTTAAACTATAAAGTTGTATCTGAATTAACGGATGATTTATCATCAGAGTTGCATGATGTATTAAATCTGCGAGTTAAAAATAGACTCGAAAACTTTGAGAAATTAGTTGAACTTATTCGTCAAAAAGAAAACCCGATTCAAGCTGTATCCAAACATTTGGGGATAACTGTTGCCTTTGGCTACTCATAA